In Phosphitispora fastidiosa, the following proteins share a genomic window:
- a CDS encoding cyclic nucleotide-binding domain-containing protein — protein MDQSKEHYLSSVKLLSELNTQEIKELAANFQWVSYQPGAEIIEYGQTRHSFYVIAEGSVDYLMPRKGKGFVLVGSLAEGDVFGEISLFTGEPGPYLVRATAQCRLLVLDARHFAFMLVRWPILYQKFIEKLTNRLSRAHFDLLEAEHKEFLRSGLQLNQFEHKFYGLWGTPRTTREIENKINELSLHKDHLLLIGERGTGRQMFAWHLHNRQFVKDAPFIVVDARQFDRQWGDLMFETHGPDRGQAGFRGSGLLDLAEGGTLFIRDINMISPRAQLRLAEAMAAGEVNCRIIGNLKDKPEQLGQRLISQLLEQFTHTYALTPLRTRKRDIPVIAMGILEKMAGQHNRNTPVLSPEAVKLLLSHHYQQGNVTELIQIIERAFFLVEDDHITLEHVLIGPAAEETGWSINLMKWPWVAWLVRRGIFPGWVQYVSTVIFVFIVALLFAAPDTKTAGVLFVLVWGLWWPALTIISPALGRVWCSICPFSCIMEMFQKLVHKNSPVPDFLKKYDYLLITIGFLMIFWVEAITGMRSSPLYTALWLLVVTAAAGAIGMLYTRHSWCRHLCPLGGFVGVASVGGMLEVRSEANVCLNKCTTFECYHGTAAVSGCPLSMHAPYVDNNIDCKLCLHCVRNCPNDAVQLKLRVPAREIWHLVRVNQGFAIFIAVALLMLIPIHYFEPLRQSWPLAKWRLWFSAAFWGTAVVAGISAWLIAQPFRSKPASMRIKLVFAFIPLVLSGYVMYQLHFIPGVGNISFGVQYAAAGLTELQHFVPALKVGQLIAAICGAAISALTVIMVLVSHFRKPVRTGDTKNQSSNL, from the coding sequence ATGGATCAGAGCAAGGAACACTACTTATCTTCTGTAAAACTATTATCTGAACTAAATACTCAGGAAATAAAGGAATTGGCGGCTAATTTTCAATGGGTGTCATATCAACCCGGCGCTGAGATTATTGAATATGGCCAAACCAGGCATTCCTTTTATGTGATTGCAGAGGGAAGTGTCGATTATCTGATGCCCCGAAAAGGGAAGGGATTCGTTTTGGTGGGTTCCCTTGCGGAAGGCGATGTTTTTGGTGAGATATCCCTCTTTACCGGGGAACCGGGCCCCTACTTGGTTCGGGCCACTGCACAATGCCGGCTGTTGGTTTTGGATGCCCGGCATTTTGCTTTTATGCTGGTGCGTTGGCCGATATTATACCAAAAGTTTATAGAAAAGTTAACAAACCGTTTAAGTCGGGCACATTTCGATTTATTGGAAGCCGAACACAAAGAATTTCTCCGTTCCGGACTGCAGCTAAATCAGTTTGAACACAAGTTTTATGGCCTCTGGGGCACTCCACGGACAACACGGGAAATAGAAAACAAGATAAATGAATTAAGTTTACATAAAGATCACCTACTGCTGATAGGCGAGCGGGGTACCGGCAGGCAGATGTTTGCCTGGCATCTGCATAACCGCCAGTTTGTCAAAGATGCCCCGTTTATAGTTGTTGATGCCCGTCAGTTTGACCGGCAGTGGGGTGACCTGATGTTTGAAACCCATGGACCTGATCGGGGGCAGGCTGGGTTCAGAGGCAGCGGCCTGCTTGACCTGGCCGAAGGGGGCACCTTGTTTATCCGGGACATTAACATGATATCACCCAGAGCCCAGCTGCGACTGGCGGAAGCCATGGCAGCAGGAGAGGTTAATTGCCGGATTATCGGTAACCTCAAAGACAAACCCGAACAGCTGGGACAGCGGTTAATATCCCAGCTGCTGGAACAATTTACTCACACATACGCCCTTACACCATTACGGACCAGGAAAAGAGATATCCCGGTTATTGCTATGGGCATTCTGGAGAAAATGGCCGGGCAGCATAACCGTAACACCCCGGTTCTCAGCCCGGAAGCAGTTAAATTGCTATTGTCCCACCATTATCAGCAAGGCAATGTGACGGAACTAATTCAAATTATTGAACGGGCCTTTTTTCTGGTTGAGGATGATCATATTACCCTGGAACATGTACTTATCGGACCCGCGGCAGAAGAGACAGGCTGGAGCATTAACCTGATGAAGTGGCCGTGGGTGGCTTGGCTGGTGCGCCGCGGGATTTTTCCAGGCTGGGTGCAGTATGTGTCCACTGTTATCTTTGTCTTCATTGTTGCCCTGCTTTTCGCGGCGCCGGATACCAAGACTGCGGGAGTGCTGTTTGTGTTGGTCTGGGGGCTTTGGTGGCCGGCCCTGACAATCATTTCTCCTGCCCTTGGCCGTGTGTGGTGCAGTATTTGCCCCTTTTCCTGCATTATGGAAATGTTTCAGAAATTAGTACATAAGAACAGTCCGGTCCCTGATTTTTTGAAAAAGTATGATTACCTGCTAATTACCATTGGCTTTCTCATGATTTTTTGGGTGGAAGCCATTACCGGTATGAGGAGCAGTCCTCTCTATACAGCTCTTTGGCTGCTTGTTGTCACGGCGGCAGCCGGCGCTATTGGCATGCTGTACACCCGTCATTCCTGGTGCCGCCACTTATGTCCCCTGGGAGGATTTGTGGGAGTAGCTTCTGTCGGCGGGATGCTGGAAGTACGCTCAGAGGCAAATGTCTGCCTGAATAAATGTACGACCTTTGAGTGTTATCATGGTACAGCCGCAGTGTCTGGATGCCCTCTCTCCATGCATGCTCCTTATGTTGATAATAATATTGATTGTAAATTATGCCTCCACTGTGTCCGCAACTGCCCAAATGATGCTGTTCAGCTTAAATTACGGGTGCCGGCCAGGGAGATTTGGCATTTGGTCCGGGTTAATCAGGGTTTTGCCATATTCATCGCAGTAGCCTTGCTAATGCTTATTCCTATTCATTACTTTGAACCCCTGCGCCAGTCCTGGCCGCTGGCCAAATGGCGGCTTTGGTTTTCGGCAGCCTTTTGGGGCACGGCCGTCGTCGCGGGAATAAGTGCATGGCTAATCGCCCAGCCCTTTAGAAGCAAACCGGCCTCCATGCGTATCAAACTGGTATTTGCCTTTATTCCCCTGGTGTTATCAGGATATGTAATGTATCAGCTGCATTTTATTCCCGGTGTCGGTAATATCAGCTTTGGGGTGCAGTACGCGGCTGCGGGCCTGACTGAGCTGCAGCATTTCGTTCCGGCGCTTAAGGTCGGTCAGCTTATTGCTGCGATATGTGGCGCAGCGATTTCCGCGCTTACAGTTATCATGGTCCTGGTGTCTCATTTCAGGAAACCGGTTCGTACCGGAGATACGAAAAATCAGTCATCAAACCTGTAA
- a CDS encoding methyl-accepting chemotaxis protein: MLYERVIAVTTRFSSIGFKNSIILITVMVPLFALFMTYEFRNQSEALRNALTERGIILAQTGAVATEKILEDAIKNGTLTEEQVFDTNYMLIPGTSPTKYHTSYDSYTDENLRVIEDSYLKDKVVVFAVAVDVNGYLPTHNLKYSKAVGGLNFDRTKRIFDDDVGIAAAQNKEPYKFQEYRRDTGEIMWDISAPVFVNGRHWGAFRIGFSIQETNKKVAAVINRMIFEAIFLILVLILLAVYISYRISNRVNRLAEEVNRIAQGDFSLSNLPLDSPDEVGNLSRSLSNMIIKLRDLAKKTSYSARFIDNYTKELLESTENVSGSAEKVTSGMVLVSGTMEKMEESIESVGETSRVVSEELTNAEASSNKFLKNMEESKEAMSVAHKVVKDLEDQVDKVGQFIQVVSILAEQAGLMAKKIVKDASQFCTEGNEMAALALDVQSNAEDAALTTRDVSELFSTVRDYAKRASVTLEGHRSVILEGINVARLSGKSLKTIVTEMQSLAKLTKEILDYSEQLVEGTAAISNDVEAQTELIRRFADIADTLSQLVNELQESLESIKL; the protein is encoded by the coding sequence ATGCTATATGAGAGAGTGATTGCGGTGACTACAAGGTTTAGTTCAATCGGGTTTAAAAACAGCATTATACTCATTACCGTAATGGTACCGTTATTTGCGTTGTTTATGACTTATGAATTCCGAAATCAGAGTGAAGCTTTGCGCAATGCTTTGACAGAGCGTGGGATAATACTAGCCCAGACAGGGGCTGTCGCCACCGAAAAGATTCTTGAAGATGCAATTAAAAACGGCACGCTTACCGAAGAGCAGGTGTTTGATACCAATTATATGCTAATTCCCGGAACCAGCCCTACCAAATACCATACCAGTTATGATTCATATACCGATGAAAATTTAAGGGTTATTGAAGATTCATATTTGAAAGATAAGGTTGTTGTATTTGCTGTTGCCGTTGATGTCAACGGGTATCTTCCCACTCATAACTTAAAATACTCAAAAGCTGTCGGCGGACTGAATTTTGACCGTACAAAGCGTATTTTTGATGATGATGTTGGGATTGCCGCCGCACAGAACAAAGAGCCATACAAGTTCCAGGAATACAGGAGGGATACAGGCGAGATTATGTGGGATATCTCAGCTCCCGTGTTTGTAAATGGACGCCATTGGGGAGCGTTCCGTATAGGTTTTTCAATTCAAGAAACGAATAAAAAGGTTGCGGCTGTTATAAACCGCATGATTTTTGAGGCCATATTCCTGATATTGGTTTTAATTCTGCTGGCGGTCTACATTTCATACCGGATATCCAACAGGGTTAACAGACTGGCGGAAGAAGTTAACCGGATAGCCCAAGGAGACTTCAGTCTGAGCAACCTGCCCCTAGACAGCCCGGACGAGGTCGGAAACCTTAGCAGGTCCTTAAGTAACATGATTATTAAACTGCGGGATCTGGCCAAAAAAACAAGTTATTCAGCGAGGTTTATTGATAACTATACAAAAGAATTGCTGGAGAGCACAGAAAACGTATCGGGGTCTGCTGAAAAAGTTACATCAGGTATGGTCTTGGTATCAGGGACTATGGAGAAAATGGAGGAGAGTATAGAAAGTGTTGGTGAAACATCAAGGGTTGTTTCTGAGGAGCTTACCAATGCGGAGGCATCTTCCAACAAGTTCCTGAAAAACATGGAAGAGAGTAAAGAGGCCATGTCTGTAGCCCATAAGGTTGTTAAAGACCTTGAAGACCAAGTCGATAAAGTCGGGCAGTTTATCCAGGTTGTCAGTATACTTGCCGAACAGGCGGGGCTGATGGCAAAGAAAATTGTCAAGGATGCATCCCAGTTCTGCACAGAGGGAAATGAAATGGCTGCTCTTGCTCTGGATGTCCAAAGTAACGCTGAGGACGCTGCACTCACCACCAGGGATGTTTCTGAATTGTTCAGTACCGTCAGAGACTATGCCAAAAGGGCATCTGTCACCTTGGAAGGCCACCGGAGCGTTATCCTGGAAGGGATAAATGTTGCCCGCCTGTCAGGTAAATCACTGAAAACCATCGTCACCGAAATGCAAAGTCTCGCCAAACTTACCAAAGAAATCCTTGATTACAGTGAACAGCTTGTTGAAGGAACAGCTGCCATCAGTAACGATGTGGAGGCACAAACTGAGCTGATAAGAAGGTTTGCAGATATCGCAGATACCCTGAGTCAGTTAGTAAATGAACTTCAGGAAAGCCTTGAATCAATTAAATTATAG